From Ramlibacter tataouinensis, the proteins below share one genomic window:
- a CDS encoding glycerophosphodiester phosphodiesterase, with amino-acid sequence MGKFIEKARQATMLVCAAALLAGCAVPQHAKPADPPPFDLQGHRGARWSYPENSLPGFAYALGVGVSTLELDIAITRDRVLFISHDSRLNADITRDADGKFLAHQGAAFVSLNAADLAKYDVGRIKPSSNYAKTFSEQQPIDGTRIPRFAELAALVKSAGNEEVRFAIETKITPQAPADTVGPEEFARLVIAAIRQAGLARRSSILSFDWRTLQVVQKEAPEIPTVYLTMQQSRSIDNIMVDNPAGSPWTAGFQHKDFGSVPKMIKAAGGHTWSCFWRDLTPEQVKEAQALGLKVLAWTVNDAAQMNRMMDMGVNGIVTDRPELLRAEMQRRGLALPRPTPVALPKDL; translated from the coding sequence ATGGGGAAATTCATCGAAAAAGCCAGGCAGGCCACGATGCTCGTGTGCGCAGCCGCGCTCCTCGCCGGATGCGCCGTGCCCCAGCACGCGAAGCCGGCCGATCCTCCGCCGTTCGATCTGCAGGGCCACCGCGGCGCACGCTGGTCGTACCCCGAAAACTCCTTGCCCGGCTTCGCCTATGCGCTGGGGGTGGGCGTCAGCACGCTCGAACTCGACATCGCGATCACCAGGGATCGCGTCCTGTTCATCTCGCACGACTCGCGCCTGAATGCCGACATCACGCGGGACGCGGACGGCAAATTCCTGGCCCACCAGGGAGCGGCGTTCGTCAGCCTGAACGCCGCCGACTTGGCGAAGTACGACGTGGGCAGGATCAAGCCCTCGTCCAACTACGCCAAGACGTTCAGCGAGCAGCAGCCGATCGACGGCACGCGCATTCCCCGGTTCGCCGAGCTCGCCGCGCTGGTGAAGAGCGCCGGCAACGAGGAGGTGCGCTTTGCCATCGAGACCAAGATCACGCCGCAGGCGCCTGCCGATACGGTCGGCCCCGAGGAATTCGCGCGGCTGGTCATCGCCGCCATTCGCCAGGCCGGGCTCGCCCGGCGCTCGTCCATCCTGTCCTTCGACTGGCGCACGCTGCAGGTCGTGCAGAAGGAAGCGCCCGAGATCCCCACCGTCTACCTGACGATGCAGCAGTCGCGTTCCATCGACAACATCATGGTGGACAACCCGGCCGGCTCGCCCTGGACGGCGGGCTTCCAGCACAAGGACTTCGGCTCGGTCCCGAAGATGATCAAGGCCGCGGGCGGCCACACCTGGTCTTGCTTCTGGCGGGACCTGACTCCGGAGCAGGTGAAGGAAGCGCAGGCGCTGGGCCTGAAAGTGCTGGCCTGGACCGTCAACGATGCGGCGCAGATGAACCGGATGATGGACATGGGCGTCAACGGGATCGTGACCGACCGGCCCGAACTGCTGCGAGCCGAGATGCAGCGCCGGGGCCTCGCGCTGCCGCGGCCCACGCCGGTTGCCTTGCCCAAAGACCTATAG